One genomic segment of Syngnathus acus chromosome 1, fSynAcu1.2, whole genome shotgun sequence includes these proteins:
- the LOC119126073 gene encoding choline transporter-like protein 1, with translation MGCCSSTESKRDWSPLKDRSCTDIPWLIIFLLFCLGMLCICGFTIATGAASRLISGYDSYGNVCGHNNTKIQGIELSGRNMLENKYVFFLDPCNIDIINRKLKSVALCVSKCPAAELNTYNDLKQFALANGSALCTYDISPARYTGHTDRFTKCPKLPVPASKSVPLFRRCIPADIGCYAELALSFFTFISDNNVFRRVVAGVMASKDIIVGLCVLSLVLSLIMMIVIRYISKVLMWILTILVVIGTIGATGVLWWLYVDHRNALKNNTASVFGKEVAADNVKALLVYAICATVFTVVLLLIMVFLRKRVALTISLFHVAGKVFIHIPLLVLQPFWTFLCLMLFWVYWLAVFLLLGLAGNPVKNNSTNMVEYPMNGPAQYLVWYHAVGLIWISEFILAFQQMTIAGAVVTYYFTRNKSNMPATPILSATVRTFRYHLGTLAKGSFIITLVKIPRLILTYIHSQLKGKENACARCMLKACVCCLWCLEKCLAYLNQNAYTATAINSTSFCTSARDAFVILVENAVRVATINTVGDFVLFLGKVLIVACTAFAGVLALNYQREYTVWVLPLIIVCVFAYMVAHCFLSVFENVVDVLFLCFAVDSKYNDGSAGREYFMDKTLMEYIENSKKSGRYKPEDGSGREMKPMT, from the exons ATGGGATGTTGCAGCAGCACGGAG AGTAAACGTGACTGGAGCCCGTTGAAGGATCGCAGTTGTACGGATATCCCATGGCTCATCATCTTCCTGCTCTTCTGCCTTGGAATG CTTTGTATATGTGGCTTCACAATCGCCACGGGAGCTGCCTCGCGACTTATATCGGGATATGACAGCTACGGCAATGTTTGTGGTCACAACAACACCAAGATCCAGGGCATTGAGCTTAGCGGCCGGAACATGCTGGAAAACAA GTATGTATTCTTTCTGGACCCATGCAACATCGACATCATAAACAGGAAGCTGAAGAGTGTGGCTTTGTGCGTCTCCAAATGTCCTGCCGCTGAACTGAACACCTATAATGATTTAAAGCAGTTTGCGCTCGCTAATG GATCTGCGCTCTGCACCTATGATATCAGTCCAGCAAGATACACGGGCCACACTGATCGATTTACCAAATGTCCCAAGCTCCCAGTTCCAGCAAG TAAATCAGTGCCACTGTTCCGTCGATGCATACCAGCGGACATCGGCTGCTATGCGGAATTGGCCCTCTCCTTTTTCACATTCATCAGTGACAACAATGTTTTCCGCCGAGTCGTCGCTGGAGTAATGGCCAGCAAGGACATCATTGTGGGACTTTGTGTGCTGTCCTTAG TTCTTTCCTTGATCATGATGATCGTCATCCGTTACATCTCCAAAGTGCTGATGTGGATTCTCACTATTCTGGTGGTCATTGGAACTATTG GAGCGACAGGCGTCCTCTGGTGGCTGTATGTGGACCACAGGAACGCCCTTAAGAACAACACCGCCTCTGTCTTTGGCAAAGAAGTGGCGGCCGATAATGTCAAGGCGCTCCTCGTGTATGCCATCTGCGCAACTGTTTTCACG GTGGTTCTCCTGCTGATCATGGTCTTCTTGAGGAAGCGCGTGGCCCTCACCATTTCTCTGTTCCACGTGGCTGGAAAAGTGTTCATACACATTCCCCTGCTGGTCCTGCAGCCTTTCTGGACCTTCCTCTGCCTTATGCTCTTCTGGGTCTATTGGCTGGCCGTGTTTCTCCTCCTTGGACTTGCAG GAAACCCAGTGAAGAACAACTCTACAAATATGGTGGAGTATCCCATGAATGGACCCGCTCAGTACTTAGTCTGGTATCACGCGGTAGGTCTCATTTGGATCAGCGAGTTCATCCTCGCCTTTCAGCAGATGACCATCGCCGGTGCTGTGGTCACCTACTACTTCACGCG GAATAAATCTAACATGCCGGCCACTCCCATCCTGTCAGCAACGGTTCGTACCTTCCGTTACCATCTCGGTACTCTGGCCAAAGGCTCCTTCATCATCACTCTAGTCAAGATCCCTCGTCTTATTCTGACGTACATCCACAGTCAACTCAAGGGAAAA GAAAATGCGTGTGCTCGCTGCATGCTAAAAGCATGCGTGTGCTGCTTATGGTGTTTGGAGAAGTGTCTGGCATACTTGAATCAA AATGCTTACACAGCCACAGCCATCAACAGCACCAGTTTCTGCACATCAGCTCGTGATGCCTTTGTCATCCTGGTGGAGAATGCCGTGCGAGTAGCGACCATCAACACCGTGGGCGACTTTGTGCTCTTTTTGGGAAAG GTGCTCATCGTGGCCTGCACGGCATTTGCCGGCGTGCTGGCGTTGAACTACCAGCGCGAGTACACCGTGTGGGTCCTTCCCCTCATCATCGTTTGCGTGTTCGCCTACATGGTGGCCCACTGTTTCCTCTCGGTGTTCGAGAACGTGGTGGACGTCCTCTTCCTCTGCTTTGCCGTCGACAGCAAGTACAACGATGGCAGCGCCGGTCGGGAGTACTTCATGGACAAGACTTTAATG GAATATATTGAGAACAGTAAGAAAAGTGGCCGTTACAAGCCTGAGGACGGAAGTGGACGTGAGATGAAGCCCATG aCATGA